From one Scophthalmus maximus strain ysfricsl-2021 chromosome 19, ASM2237912v1, whole genome shotgun sequence genomic stretch:
- the mn1b gene encoding transcriptional activator MN1, with the protein MFGLEQFGSQINSRNPGQSERKINQSRLNMGSHYKGPGFHGGGPPGSVEPGMGPLSEPQMLGLNMNMNGEQYGGFHPRGHTDMHAGSGLQQQQQQQQQQGPPMHGFFNNQQPHQGHPHSHQPHPHQHHPHFSGNFGGPEPGSSCLHGGRLMGFNNNGMGPQQGFGEGFDPLTEGQAGDGFPQQQQQQQQQQRPGNMPDFQHHGPPSGSHAVPAPCLPLDQSPNRAASFHGLPSSSSSSSESHGLESRRMPNQGAVEGLEYNFPSEPPSGHFDVPVFSPSESESQLPHFGTGRPVPSGNFPGNPGMPRTPGMQGISKGHQPPPQPQQPQHGVFFERFGNGRKVPVGMEPGVSTRHPLMQQQQQASLIARQNSCPPGLPRPPQAEPGSTNPNILDGGVMMPGQHNQFEYPIHRLENRGLHPYGDPMFNMQQPAPPPSQQPPNQRLQHFDSPYMNMAKRPRFDFPNAHGGEGWCGGMDNHLSPSAYPGLPGEFTPPVSEGFPPGPLQHPGPEQQSLQQRQNAAMMIKQMASRNQQQRMRQPSLQQLGHHGDVPPGPMAHGGPVGSMPQPNFDRENGGRMPNIDGQNPHVTQENSWFQGSHPPGEMMSRRMGGAGNESGPHDMGLQQNGAGMMFRPGLGMQDPMRIPGDGHVQALHSPGMHSQFSGNMGNLSQMQSPGGGTGHPNAPAERRPADFPAPPMGAQPTFPYGGANRQGSAHSAPQGVSTSPGSYPPQSEFPTGQRSSVSKLGALSLGNFSKTSAKDSVFGQSCLAALSTACQNMIASLGAPNLNVTFNKKNQNEGKRKLSQTEQDINSSTSNGTGSAGPEYFQSSTSQNSQMPGTGNSNPKPASQSQPVQGEASALSPNYNMDATPCSEGKATTGSGRGRGRRKRDSGHVSPGIFFSSDNGNPVVSPGQQTPSAGVGERGGGTPHEKHLQSPSWGKGGELMLGDQADLMSSLDSGIQSVAKSDSSSPRVDFPDDVSTHFGNEDEVSSSSDAGGALASKPNRSPMITGSPKMQRSDHGLINGQKPLSMGINNHSTSTPDSYGLNAGGGTGASGVSHPGTPGVEQVRTPSSTSGQEEIHPLEILQAQIQLQRQQFSISEDQPLAMKNGKKNGDCPSQNGDNELASCSPDAGKGSMGTIDLDTLMAEQHATWYVPSDKAMMDGSEDDKAMGPWEKNKSQNNSKEESELSQSKTGGGAPGGGGGGGGSGGGNHLQCLSVHCTDELGDSKGRGGPVSSWRSLHSDISNRFGTFVAALT; encoded by the coding sequence ATGTTTGGGCTGGAGCAGTTTGGTTCTCAGATTAATAGCAGAAACCCTGGCcagtcagagagaaaaataaaccaatCGAGACTGAACATGGGATCCCATTATAAAGGCCCAGGTTTTCATGGTGGAGGCCCACCAGGATCAGTGGAACCCGGCATGGGTCCTCTGAGCGAGCCGCAAATGCTGGGACTCAATATGAACATGAACGGAGAGCAGTATGGAGGCTTTCACCCGCGGGGCCACACGGACATGCATGCAGGCAGCggacttcagcagcagcagcagcagcagcagcaacaaggacCCCCCATGCATGGATTTTTTAACAACCAGCAACCTCATCAAGGACATCCTCACAGCCATCAACCTCACCCCCACCAACATCACCCACATTTCAGTGGGAATTTCGGAGGCCCAGAACCCGGGTCATCATGCCTGCATGGTGGCAGGCTAATGGGCTTCAACAACAATGGCATGGGACCACAGCAGGGCTTTGGAGAAGGATTTGATCCTCTCACCGAGGGGCAGGCAGGGGATGGCtttccccagcagcagcagcagcagcagcagcagcagcggcccgGTAACATGCCTGACTTTCAACATCACGGGCCTCCCAGTGGGAGCCATGCTGTCCCTGCCCCATGTCTACCCCTCGACCAGTCCCCTAACAGAGCAGCCTCCTTTCATGgtctcccttcctcctcatcctcctcctctgagtctCATGGCCTGGAGTCTCGGCGGATGCCAAACCAGGGAGCTGTAGAGGGATTAGAGTATAACTTCCCAAGTGAGCCGCCATCTGGACATTTTGATGTACCTGTATTTTCcccatcagaatcagaatctcAGTTACCACATTTTGGGACAGGAAGGCCCGTTCCAAGCGGTAATTTCCCAGGGAACCCTGGCATGCCACGGACACCAGGTATGCAGGGCATCTCTAAGGGACATCAGCCTCCACCACAGCCCCAGCAGCCTCAGCATGGAGTGTTTTTTGAGCGCTTTGGAAATGGCCGGAAGGTGCCCGTGGGAATGGAGCCGGGGGTCAGTACAAGACATCCTCTcatgcaacagcaacaacaggcTAGCTTGATAGCCAGACAGAACTCATGCCCCCCTGGCCTCCCCCGACCCCCTCAGGCTGAGCCCGGCTCTACCAACCCTAACATTCTGGATGGAGGGGTCATGATGCCTGGCCAACACAACCAGTTTGAATATCCCATTCACAGACTGGAAAATAGGGGTCTGCACCCCTATGGGGACCCCATGTTTAATATGCAacagcctgctcctcctccctcccagcaGCCCCCGAATCAGAGGCTTCAACACTTTGACTCTCCTTATATGAACATGGCGAAAAGGCCTAGATTTGACTTTCCTAATGCACATGGTGGTGAAGGCTGGTGTGGTGGTATGGATaaccacctctctccctctgcctacCCCGGCCTGCCCGGAGAGTTCACCCCCCCTGTGAGTGAAGGTTTCCCACCGGGTCCCCTGCAGCATCCAGGCCCTGAGCAGCAGTCTCTGCAGCAGCGCCAGAATGCAGCCATGATGATAAAACAGATGGCCTCTCGCaaccagcagcagaggatgaGGCAGCCTAGTTTGCAGCAGCTGGGTCATCACGGCGATGTACCTCCAGGCCCAATGGCTCACGGAGGCCCAGTGGGGAGCATGCCTCAGCCCAACTTCGACAGGGAGAATGGTGGCAGAATGCCCAACATTGATGGACAAAATCCTCATGTCACTCAGGAGAACTCCTGGTTCCAAGGGTCCCACCCACCGGGGGAGATGATGTCACGGCGTATGGGTGGAGCAGGAAATGAATCAGGGCCCCATGACATGGGGCTACAGCAGAACGGGGCTGGGATGATGTTTAGGCCAGGCTTGGGAATGCAAGACCCCATGAGAATACCAGGAGATGGGCATGTACAGGCTCTCCATTCCCCGGGCATGCACTCACAGTTCAGTGGCAACATGGGCAACCTCTCACAAATGCAGTCTCCAGGAGGGGGAACAGGACATCCAAATGCACCAGCAGAGAGGCGGCCAGCTGACTTCCCCGCACCTCCAATGGGAGCACAGCCAACGTTTCCCTATGGGGGGGCTAACCGTCAGGGTTCAGCCCACAGCGCTCCCCAAGGGGTGAGCACCTCTCCAGGGAGCTACCCTCCTCAGTCTGAGTTCCCCACAGGCCAGCGGTCGTCTGTAAGTAAGCTTGGAGCTCTGTCCCTTGGGAACTTCAGCAAAACCAGCGCTAAAGACAGTGTTTTTGGCCAGAGCTGCCTGGCGGCCCTTTCCACGGCCTGCCAGAACATGATCGCTAGCCTAGGGGCCCCCAATCTTAACGTAACATTCAACAAGAAGAACCAAAATGAGGGCAAGCGAAAACTGAGTCAGACAGAGCAGGACATTAATAGCAGCACATCTAATGGCACTGGCAGTGCTGGTCCTGAATATTTTCAGAGCAGCACTTCCCAGAACAGCCAGATGCCTGGCACCGGGAATAGCAACCCTAAGCCTGCAAGTCAAAGCCAGCCGGTGCAGGGGGAAGCCAGTGCCCTCTCCCCAAATTACAACATGGACGCTACCCCATGCAGTGAGGGGAAGGCAACAAcagggagtgggagagggagagggaggagaaaaagagacagtggacatgtgagccctggaatttttttttcctctgacaatGGTAACCCTGTTGTAAGTCCAGGCCAGCAGACCCCCTCAGCTGGCGTTGGGGAGAGGGGTGGGGGCACGCCCCACGAGAAACACCTGCAGTCACCGTCTTGGGGAAAAGGAGGCGAACTAATGTTGGGGGACCAGGCCGACCTGATGTCATCGTTGGACAGTGGCATTCAAAGTGTCGCCAAGTCAGACAGTAGCTCACCACGAGTGGACTTCCCTGACGATGTCAGCACTCACTTTGGCAACGAGGATGAGGTCTCCTCTAGCTCAGATGCAGGAGGGGCCTTGGCCTCCAAGCCTAATCGCAGCCCTATGATCACCGGCTCACCCAAAATGCAGAGGAGTGACCATGGGTTGATAAATGGACAGAAGCCCCTAAGCATGGGCATTAACAATCATTCTACCTCAACACCAGACAGCTATGGACTGAATGCTGGTGGGGGCACAGGGGCCAGTGGGGTGAGCCACCCGGGCACTCCTGGGGTGGAGCAGGTACGCACCCCGTCCAGCACCTCTGGCCAGGAGGAAATCCATCCCCTGGAGATTCTGCAGGCCCAGATCCAGCTACAGCGGCAACAATTCAGTATCTCTGAGGACCAGCCTTTAGCcatgaaaaatggcaaaaagaaTGGTGACTGTCCCTCACAGAATGGAGACAATGAGCTGGCAAGCTGCAGCCCGGATGCTGGGAAGGGCTCAATGGGCACTATTGACCTTGACACCCTCATGGCAGAGCAGCACGCCACCTGGTACGTGCCCAGTGACAAGGCCATGATGGATGGGTCAGAAGACGACAAGGCCATGGGACCCTGGGAGAAAAATAAGAGCCAAAACAACAGTAAAGAAG